CACCGAAATATAGTGTATCAAGTTTTATGGGGTATTTGAAAGGAAAAAGTTCACTCATAATATTTGATATGCATGCAAACTTGAAATATAAGTATGGGAATAGAAAATTTTGGGCAGAAGGATACTATGTAAGTACTGTAGGTTTGAATGAAAGTATAATAAGAAAATATATCAGAGAACAAGAAACTCATGACATTTCAATAGATAAATCGACAACAAAAGAATATACAAATCCATTTGGAAATAAGAAAAAGTAGATAAACCCGTTTAACGGGTAGCGGGCGTCAAAATACAATAGGGCTTAAACGAATGTGAAAGCCAGTGCCTTGAGGTGCGTGTTAGTAACAAAGGGTTATACCCGAAGAGAAAACCACCCCTTTTCAGGGGTGGTCATTATTTTTGTTATTTTGCTAAATTCACAACAGTTTTATTATTCTTGTTGTAAGAGATGTAAGTAAGAGTTAAGAATATTATTCCTAAAACAACTAAGATTAATATAGAGTTGTTGTAAATTCCATCAGTTAAACCACCAAGAACAGCGTGGCGAACTGCCATGTCACCGTAGTAAACAGGTGTGAACGGAATTAATCCACTGTATAGAGAAGGTAACATTTCTTTAGGGAAAAGTGGTGTAGTTAGAACGAATTGTAAAGCTACAAATCCGATACTAATAGCATTACCAACTTTTCCGAACGTGTATGATAAGAAGTGTGTTATTATCATAAACACGATACCTGAAAGTATTAATCCGAAGAAGTACATTCCGAAGTTTTGTATTCTAAAGTCGAATAATAATTTCATCGCTACAACTTCGATAAGTGTAGCTAATACTGCGAATGTAGACATTGATGCAAGTCTCGAAGTGAATAGACTATTTGTTGACTCTCCGTATTCTGCTTTACGAGCTGGGAATAGGATGTTAAATGCCGCAGCTGCAATTAGAAGTCCGAATACTAAGAAGAATGGAGCCATTGCGTTTCCGTAGCTAGTTTCTTCTGAGATGTCGCTAATATTAGTTTTGATTGGGTTAGACATCATGTCTACATTTTTGTCTCCAGTTTTAGCTGCTGATAGTTTATCAGCTCCGCTAGAAAGTTTATCTGCTAATAAACCAGACCCATCTTTAGCTTTATCTAATCCTGCGATTAACTCAGGAGCTTTAGCTTGCATGATTGTAAGAGCGCTGTAAAGTTTATCAGATCCAGCTTTTGCAGTGTTAAGTCCGTTAAGTAGTTCCGGAGCTTTAGCTTGCATAGCAGTAAGTCCGCCGTGAAGTTTGTTAGCTCCATCTTTAGCGCTATTAACTCCATTAATTAATTCTGGGGCTTTGGCTTGCATAGCAGCAAGTCCGTTAGAAAGTTTTTCAGAACCGTCTTTAGCAGTGTTAACTCCGCCTATTAATTCCGGAGCTTTAGCTTGCATTATTGTAAGAGCGCCAGAAAGTTTTTCAGAACCAACTTTAGCGTTGATAAGTCCGTTAAGTAGTTCCGGAGCTTTAGCTTGCATAGCAGCTAAACCGTTAGAAAGTTTTTCAGAACCATCTTTAGCAGTGTTAACCCCGTTGATTAATTCTGGAGCTTTAGCTTGCATAGCAGCTAAACCATTAGAAAGTTTTTCAGAACCCACTTTCGCAGCATTAACTCCATTGATTAATTCCGGAGCTTTAGCTTGCATAGCAGCTAAACCGTTAGAAAGTTTTTCAGACCCTTCTTTTGCAGCATTAACTCCATTGATTAATTCCGGAGCTTTAGCTTGCATAGCAGCTAAACCATTAGAAAGTTTTTCAGACCCTTCTTTAGCACTGTTAAGTCCGTTAAGTAGTTCTGGAGCTTTAGCTTGCATAGCAGCTAAACCATTAGAAAGTTTTTCAGACCCTTCTTTAGCACTGTTAAGTCCGTTAAGTAGTTCTGGAGCTTTAGCTTTCATATCTGTTAGTCCTTGATATAATTTTTTACCACCGTTATCAAGTTCTTTAATACCGATACTTAATTCTGGAAGTTTAGCTTGAAGTTTGTTAAGTCCTGCATTGATTCTTGCATTTCCGTTAACTAAAGCATCGATTCCACCAGCTAATTCTGGAAGTTTTTCATGCATTATGCTGATACCACCACCTAGTTTATCGAATCCGGCTTGTAGTTCAGATCCTTTAGCTGCAAGTGTTCCAACACCTTGTGCTAGCTCACCTGTAGTCATTGATGTAGTAAGAGCACTTACACCGTTAGTGTAATTTGTTACACCATCTTTAAGTTTTGGAGTAGCATTAGCAAGTTGGTTTAGACCGTTTGCTAAGTCCCCTGTTGTTAGAGAAGATACTGTAGCATCTACTCCACCTTTATATTGATTGAATCCTGCCATAAGGGTAGGAGTTTTTTCATTCATTATTGTTAGTCCAGCTTTTAATTGACCACTACCAGCAGAAAGTTTACCAACAGCGTCTTTGATGCTAGAAAAACCACTAATTGTTCCCTCAAGTTCAGAAGAAAGTGTATTTACATCGAATTTATCAAGTTGAGTTTGGATGTAGTTTAATCTTCCTACACGATATTTCATGCTTGAATATTTTGAGTTTGCGCTAGATACTGCTGAAGAAAGTTCAGCTTTAATCTGGCTATTGTTGTTACTGCTATTGTTTTGAACAGTAGTAGTTGGTTGAGCAGCAGGTGCTGGTGTAGCAGCAACATCGTTACGAGCGGCAGCAAGGATACTTGCTTTTTGCTCAGGTGTTAATTGCATTGATGATAATGTTTGCTCCAAGTTTGCAAAATTAGTGGCTGCAGGAGCTGGAGCAGGTGCTGCTGTAGTTGTAGTAGTCGTGGTAGATTGTGTTTCTATACGATCTACAAGAGCTTTTATAGATTCCAGTTGAGAACCTAATTCTGCAAAAGCACTGTTAAGTGGATTAAAATGTGTTCTATAAGTAAGTTTTAATCCTTTTAGTTTATCTAATGTAGAGTTTAGACTAGATTTCTTAGCTGCTAAATCACTACCACTAGGTAAGTTAGCGTTTAATGCGTTTAATCCTGTGTTTAGTTTATCAGCTCCATCGACAAGTTTTGGAGTATTTTCAGAAAGTTTAGCTACTCCATCACCTAATGCAGCTCCACCTGCAGTAAGTCTATTAAGATCATCTTTTTTAGCTGCAAGTCCAGAATTGATTTGTGAAATACCGTCTGATAATCTATCGATTCCATTGTTTAATGTAGCACTTCCGGCATTCAGTTTTTCTAAATCTTCTTTTTTAGCTAGTAATTTTTCATTAAGTGTAAGAACACCGTTAGTATATTTTAAAAGTCCAGCTTGGAATTCTTTACTTCCGTTATATAGAGAATTGAAACCAGAAGTAAGCATAATACTTTTAGCTTTAAATGTATCGAAACCGATAGTAAGTTTATTAGATCCTTCAGTAAGTTCATTTACACCGGAGATTAACGCGTCTTTTTTATCGTTTAATGAACTTAGTCCATCTGATAATCTTCCAGCTCCACTTTGTAATTGAGATACTCCATCACCAAGTTTAGCGCCACCTTCACTAAGACGAGAAAGTCCGTCAGTTAGGCGCTTAGAACCATCGGAAAGTTCGTTGACTCCATTGTTAAGTCTTTGCCCACCTTCACTAAGACGAGAAAGTCCGTCAGTTAGGCGTTTAGAGCCATCAGAAAGTTCATTAACTCCATTGTTAAGTCTTTGCCCACCTTCACTAAGACGAGAAAGTCCGTCAGTTAGACGTTTAGAGCCATCAGAAAGTTCGTTAACTCCGTTGTTAAGTCTTTGTCCACCTTCACTAAGGCGAGAAAGTCCATCAGTTAGACGTTTAGAACCATTAGAAAGTTCATTAATTCCATTGCCAAGTTTAGCTCCTCCATCGCTAAGGCGAGAAAGTCCGTCGGTTAGACGTTTAGAACCATTAGAAAGCTCGTTAATCCCGTTACCAAGTTTAGCACCACCATCGTTAAGACGAGTTAGTCCGTTAGATAGACGTTTAGAACCGTCAGCAAGTTCATTAATTCCGTTACCAAGTTTTATTCCACCATCGCTAAGACGATAAAGTCCAGCAGTCAGTCTCCATGATCCTTCAGATAGTTGGTTAATACCGCTGCTAAGTCTTATTCCACCATCGCTAAGACGAGTTAGTCCATTAGAAAGTCGACCAGAACCGTCAGCAAGTTGGTTAATACCACTGCTAAGTCTTTGCCCACCATCGCTAAGGCGACCAAGTCCATTTGAAAGTCGACCAGAACCATCGGCAAGTTGGTTGATACCACTACCAAGTTTTTGGCCACCTTCACTAAGACGACCAAGTCCGTTGTTCAGTGTATTTGAAGCATCGGCTGCTTTGTGAAGAGACTCTCCAATCTCAGAAAACTTACTGTATAAAGTAGCTGTATAAGTTTTTACAACTTGATCCTTAACTGTGTTTGTTAAGTTACTTGCTACAGTTTCCATAATTTTTTCACCATTTTTACTTTTTGTAAAATTGGTAGTAAAGTCGATGTTCATTTTTTCTGGGTTATCGTTTGATAAAGATGTAGCATTTTTAGAAAAGTTCTCTGGAATTGTAACTACCATGTAGTAGTCTCCTTCACGAAGTTCTTTATCAGCTGTATCTTTATCGACGAATTGCCAATTTACTTTTTTGTTTTCTTTTAGTTTATCGACCATTGAATTCCCGACTTCTAGAGTTTTTCCATTAAAATCTACTTTTTGGTCTAGATTAACAACCCCGACTTTCATGTTTCCAGTGTTGTCATATGGATTCCAAACGGATTTTAGGAAGGTTCCTGAATATAAAACAGGAACTAGAAGAACGGTAGCCATGGTAGCTTTTAAACCTTTGCTTTTTAAAAGGCTACTAAATTCTTTTTTTATCATAATTCCTCCTAAGAAATTTCGTCGGCGAAATTCCATTATATTGAATTTGGATGATATGAGTTCATATCACTTAAAATATTTTACAACCTTATAAACTAAAAGTCAAAATATTTTAAAGCAATAGTGAATTTATAATAATTAATATTGAAGTATATTATGTATAATGGGGATAGAAATTATAACTATTAAACAGGTGGTTCATCTGATAAAACCTTTTATTGTTGAGTTTATAGTGAATAATTTAATTATTATGTAACCTTATGAAAAAATATATATTAATTAAAATAATTTTGTTAATACATATTGTAAAAATCCTAATTAATGAAAAAATAAATTCACTAATAAAGAGAAAAATATTGGAGGATATTAAATTTAAAATGTGAAATTTATAGAAAAAATAGCTATAAATATTAAAAAAACAGCTATCTCTATTTGGTGGATAACTGTCTTTAAATTTAAATTACTGTTTATACTGTTGCGTGAGCTAGTTTATGCTCTAATAGATTACTAAAACAAATTTGTGCATCTTTTAAGTCTTTTGGATCTGGATGTTTTTTAGATTCTTTAACCATATCTACAAGATCTGGTGTAACCTTGTGAATGAAGTTAGGATCATGCCAAGTAAGAATTTTGAAAACTATCATAACCTTTGGATCAACTTTACCTTGACAAACAAATGTTTCGTGGATTCTATTGTTTCTTTCTTTCATAAATGCGATGTAATTATTAATAGAATCATCAGCGTGATAATGTTCACGAGGGACACCGCAAGTTAAGAATAGAGCGACATCTTTTCCGTGTATCTCTTGTTGATCTACAAAACGTTGCATATTTTTATTAGCATTTGTTTTATCTGTCCATGCTCCTAAAATATAAAAGTCGTATTCTTTCTCTAGTTTTTTTCGTTGTTTTTTTATGTCGAGTAGATCAACTTCCCCTTGATCTTTTATCTGTTCATAGATAGCCTCGGCTACTTTTTTAGTGTTTTTTGTTTTGCTAGAATAAGCAAGTAAAATTTTCATAATTTAGCCTCCTACTTAGGATGTGGAAATTATTATCCTATAAGTTGATTCCGTATTTATTAAATCTATACAATTATTATATCAAAAATAATTATTGATTTAAATAGCTAATTGAAAATCATAATCAATTATGATTCTGTCTTTAAAAAAAATCAAAAAAAATTGAAAACTTAACTTGAGAAAGTACTGTTCATAACGAAAAAATAAGAAAAAATTAATTGTTTGTGATAAAATACTTATTAAGAAATATTACGAGGATGGATAGAAATAGTAATGGATAGATTGTTTGAAGTGACAAGTTACGCATCGTTTATAGTGTATCATATAGAAGCGATGGATAAAATCAAAGTTCCCAAAAGAGTGATACGTGAATATGTAAATCTTCAAAAAACAGTAAATAACTTTCCGCAAGAGTTAGATTATATATGTAGTTTTTACGATGAAAAAACAGGGAGTAGCGGAACTTTGTTTGAAAATGTTGTAGAAGGGAATTATATTTTATCTTACACAGGCACGAATTTTTACTTTGATAGACAAAAAGATATGTATGCTGATGTTGTAGGGGTTTGTTTAGGTCAAGGGGAACATTTAACTCCGTGTTATAGATTTTATACAAGAATGAAGAAAAAATATGGTGATGATATCATACTAACTGGGCATTCTTTAGGTGGAAGTATTGTGCAGCGAGTTGCTATTGAGTATGATGTGAAGGAAAGTGTAGTTTTCAATGCTGCTCCTGTATATTTAATAAGTGGTATAGATATTTTTATGGATAAAGAAGTTGATGAAGAGTTGTACACTACGCGTATGAAGAAATATCTTAGAAATATGAAAAAAATTGCTATTAAGAAAGCTTTTTTTACAGGTTCTGTTAAAAGGGTTGTTTCGGAGTATGATATATTTACGCGTATAGCTGAGTTGCTTTCTATTGGTTATTATGTTGGTGATGAAATTATAGTTAAAGAAGCCGGAATGCACGGGATTAAGAGTTTTTTAGATATATATAAGAAGTCATTCGGAAGTTCTTTTGAGGGTGGAGAAAGTCAAGATGAGTATTTATCTTCAGAATATAAAGATTTTGGTTTGGCAGAGATAGGGATATTAAGTAATTTTTCTGAGGAACGAATAGTAGAGTTAGAAAAGCAATTGAATATTCTTCTTACTAGCGATACTGTAATCTCTAATTTGAATAAGAATCCATACAATGTTAACTTTGAATTTTTTATAAAAGCTATATTAAGAAATATTCAGAAAGCTAAAGAAAAACAATAATAGATTCCTTGTCTGACGTTTTTGTCAGATGAGGAGTTTTTTTGTATGTGTATAATGGCAGGTTTATGTGTTTTATAGGTTGTTATAAAAACTTTGTGTTTTCTCGTAAGTGATAGAGTGTTAATCGCTTGCTTAAAGTTGTAACTTATTGGAGAAAAATGATATAATGTAGATAGCTATATGCATTCTTGCGAACAAGTAAGAATATATAAAAATACTTAGTATTAATCTAAGGAGGAAGATGATGGCAGAATATAAAATACTAGTAGTCGATGATGAAGAACCGATTGCTAACATACTAGATTTTAATTTAAAAAAAGAAGGTTATGATGTAATAGTTGCTAATGATGGAGAAAAAGCGGTGGAACTTGCTTTTAGTGAAAATCCTGATTTGATTCTATTAGATTTGATGTTGCCGAAAAAAGATGGAATGGAAGTATGTAGAGAAGTACGTGCTAAAAAGAATATTCCAATTATTATGCTAACAGCAAAAAATAGTGAGATAGACAAGGTTTTAGGATTAGAATTCGGTGCTGATGATTATGTGACTAAACCTTTCTCAACACGTGAGCTTATGGCTAGGGTTAAG
This is a stretch of genomic DNA from Gemella haemolysans. It encodes these proteins:
- the tnpA gene encoding IS200/IS605 family transposase; this encodes MANKHNSLSHTKWLCKYHIVFTPKYRRKIEFNQYKRDIVDIIKRLCKYKGVEIIEGHIMPDHIHLQLSIPPKYSVSSFMGYLKGKSSLIIFDMHANLKYKYGNRKFWAEGYYVSTVGLNESIIRKYIREQETHDISIDKSTTKEYTNPFGNKKK
- a CDS encoding YhgE/Pip domain-containing protein, giving the protein MIKKEFSSLLKSKGLKATMATVLLVPVLYSGTFLKSVWNPYDNTGNMKVGVVNLDQKVDFNGKTLEVGNSMVDKLKENKKVNWQFVDKDTADKELREGDYYMVVTIPENFSKNATSLSNDNPEKMNIDFTTNFTKSKNGEKIMETVASNLTNTVKDQVVKTYTATLYSKFSEIGESLHKAADASNTLNNGLGRLSEGGQKLGSGINQLADGSGRLSNGLGRLSDGGQRLSSGINQLADGSGRLSNGLTRLSDGGIRLSSGINQLSEGSWRLTAGLYRLSDGGIKLGNGINELADGSKRLSNGLTRLNDGGAKLGNGINELSNGSKRLTDGLSRLSDGGAKLGNGINELSNGSKRLTDGLSRLSEGGQRLNNGVNELSDGSKRLTDGLSRLSEGGQRLNNGVNELSDGSKRLTDGLSRLSEGGQRLNNGVNELSDGSKRLTDGLSRLSEGGAKLGDGVSQLQSGAGRLSDGLSSLNDKKDALISGVNELTEGSNKLTIGFDTFKAKSIMLTSGFNSLYNGSKEFQAGLLKYTNGVLTLNEKLLAKKEDLEKLNAGSATLNNGIDRLSDGISQINSGLAAKKDDLNRLTAGGAALGDGVAKLSENTPKLVDGADKLNTGLNALNANLPSGSDLAAKKSSLNSTLDKLKGLKLTYRTHFNPLNSAFAELGSQLESIKALVDRIETQSTTTTTTTAAPAPAPAATNFANLEQTLSSMQLTPEQKASILAAARNDVAATPAPAAQPTTTVQNNSSNNNSQIKAELSSAVSSANSKYSSMKYRVGRLNYIQTQLDKFDVNTLSSELEGTISGFSSIKDAVGKLSAGSGQLKAGLTIMNEKTPTLMAGFNQYKGGVDATVSSLTTGDLANGLNQLANATPKLKDGVTNYTNGVSALTTSMTTGELAQGVGTLAAKGSELQAGFDKLGGGISIMHEKLPELAGGIDALVNGNARINAGLNKLQAKLPELSIGIKELDNGGKKLYQGLTDMKAKAPELLNGLNSAKEGSEKLSNGLAAMQAKAPELLNGLNSAKEGSEKLSNGLAAMQAKAPELINGVNAAKEGSEKLSNGLAAMQAKAPELINGVNAAKVGSEKLSNGLAAMQAKAPELINGVNTAKDGSEKLSNGLAAMQAKAPELLNGLINAKVGSEKLSGALTIMQAKAPELIGGVNTAKDGSEKLSNGLAAMQAKAPELINGVNSAKDGANKLHGGLTAMQAKAPELLNGLNTAKAGSDKLYSALTIMQAKAPELIAGLDKAKDGSGLLADKLSSGADKLSAAKTGDKNVDMMSNPIKTNISDISEETSYGNAMAPFFLVFGLLIAAAAFNILFPARKAEYGESTNSLFTSRLASMSTFAVLATLIEVVAMKLLFDFRIQNFGMYFFGLILSGIVFMIITHFLSYTFGKVGNAISIGFVALQFVLTTPLFPKEMLPSLYSGLIPFTPVYYGDMAVRHAVLGGLTDGIYNNSILILVVLGIIFLTLTYISYNKNNKTVVNLAK
- a CDS encoding flavodoxin family protein; this encodes MKILLAYSSKTKNTKKVAEAIYEQIKDQGEVDLLDIKKQRKKLEKEYDFYILGAWTDKTNANKNMQRFVDQQEIHGKDVALFLTCGVPREHYHADDSINNYIAFMKERNNRIHETFVCQGKVDPKVMIVFKILTWHDPNFIHKVTPDLVDMVKESKKHPDPKDLKDAQICFSNLLEHKLAHATV